CCGTTTGTGGTTTCAATCGGTTTTCCAGAATAACTAATCCCAAAAACTCCAAGTTTTGCTCGACCGCTTCTCGAGATAATTTTAACACCTAGAGATACAGCTTCTCGTgagatattacatttttcaataacatGTTTACGGGTGGAAGAAGAGGAGGGAatgtatttgtgtaaaaaaattacggaTAATACCTTTACAATATCTTCGGAGATTGATGCTCGGCGACCCACAGCTATTACGCGATAACCCTGTTTGGTGTATCGCTCCAAAGCGAGCAGAATGTCTTTCGGTACGGTTTCCGCTTTACTTAGATTGATGATCATTTCGGGGGATCCTTTCGTGtaaacttgaaaattattcgatCCTTGTGTACGCACGATCACGGACATTCGTTGTAACGAACTCGAGAATTGGTACTGTTGTATTATGTCAATTTCCGAGGTCTTGTTCGTATTCTCCGTCCAACTTTTCGGCGGTCTGACAGCCATCGCTAccgtattgtatttatttatgtgcGCACAATTCGATTCTTTTAATATCCATTTAGTACTCTCGAACATCTGTAACATATAATAacgcaatatattattatattgagtAGAtcacagaataaaaatataaaaaatactataaaagaAAGACGAACGAGGCGATACATTAAGGATACTCAAAAGTAatcaagtattttataagtcTCTTACAATTCTTATAATTTCTACTTGAGCtatgcaatgtaaaaaatattttctgcatgTGCTAACgtatttaactattttttcttatttttcaatcgtctttatttaaataaaatgtcagGATTTCAACCTTCAGAGAAACGCATACAATACTGtgtgcaatttaaaaatttaaaaatattgtagattAAATACAACAGTAAAAAAGCTTGTTATGACTACAGACAGCTACAGATAGCTCTATCTGATTatcatttaaagaattaaaaataataaatccatTCTGTTCCCTTATTTGAAGTAAAATTCCAAATTGCTCtgcctaatatttaatatttattcctattcctaatattttctctattgtgcgTTGGGCCTTAAAGAGCTGAACAAATGATAATCAAATGACGATTATTTGCTACTTGGGATGTCTATCAGTCAtaacaaactttttttactGTAGCTATTGTATTTAATCTACAATATTTCTACGAAATTTTGTGCCTTGTGTCTAAAACATTtcttgttgaaaaaatatttcaaaaagttaATGAACAAAGTTATGTTAAGATACTCTTCACTtcaaaaaaacagaaatttttcaagaaaaaaaattgaaaatttgctaACAAAATGGCAAACtgttaacttaaaaaaaaagctgttTTTATAGACTTTTTAacttctttttaaaatacttgattacttataaatcatttttaatattacaactcttcgttacattaaattacaaaaatacagacGTTTTGGCTTTTGATTAGGCCATCCTCAGTGtacattacaaattaaaatgtattacaataaaaatccgaaacaaatataaaacagaTGATTGAAGCATGAAGTTTGACGTATCGTTTAGTCTCGTTATGCGACCAAGTGAAACACAATAGTTTCAAACATACCGCACAATAAAGTACtgaattataaatcatttaaagtaaaaaatggaataaatatCTTACCTTCGCGTCTAAAGGATCTCCACTAAGTTTTCCATTGATAAGTGTTAAACTGTGACAAACCAACATCCCTTCGAAAAGAGGATGATCCTTGAGCTTCGATATATCCGTCTCGGCCTCATCAAGGACGCCGTTTGTACACGGCACAACACCCCACATATCCAATCCATCTTCGGTTAACGTTCCTGTCTGTGACATgacaaaattaagaaaaacaaaaaagtattatatgcCTAATATTATGTGGGATAATTAATTTGGAAAAGGCAATACCGCTACCTTATCAAAACACACACAATTTATGCTTCCGGAAACATTGATGGTTCtgttattaatgcaatatatttccGCGCGTTTTAATCTCGCTTGAGCGTACAGCTTTCCTACTGTCATCGCAGCTGGTAATGCCGGCGGCACGactattgtaataatatctaATGCTTTTATCGCTATATCGCCCGGCGTAATTCCTCTggaaatctaaattatttgtcATATTAATGCACATCAATGTCGATTATCTTTATACGTAAatcaatcaaataaataaataaataatcacaaataaatatgtgtgAACATTTACATCAAAATAAGAGATTACCTTGGTTATTACGGTGTATATAAAACCACAAGTTGCAATTACCGCCAGAATgccgataaatttatatgaatctTTGTCGAATTTAAAATCAGCTGGTGGAGGATATAATATAGCGCCGATTAGAGCACCTCTGTTAGTTAGAAAACCAGTCCTGATTACTCTTGCCAGAACTGGTTGATCTCCGTGACATCTGCAAAGGTTATTTCTTAATTGTTATAGCTAGTAGAATATGTTTGTTATCAACCCTATAGAAGCATTTATCATTAACCCTATTTTTTCGGTGTTAATAATAGCATTTGATTGTTAGtttaaaaatcaatgaaaaaataaggtaaaataaattagaataatataacaagtgcaataagataaaaagtttttgctCACCGATGTACAATAATTCGCATACAAtagaaagaaacattttttgaccGCGTAAAAAATGTACCACGTAAATCAAAGGACAGGTGTACCCTTTCGATACCatgataaattcaatattgcaaaactGGATCTAAACACGAGCGTCCATGTGTGCCACTGTAAAATTTCGTGTGTTCATACCTGGTTTGTATTATAGTGGTACCGCTATATAATGTATGATGCGCATACTTTTGTGCATCATATAGTACACGGCGTGATGGTAATGATGTTTTTGTTATTGGTGTAGACTCGCCtggtaaaattattaaaataaacaaatccCTTAAAATGAAGGAAGAAagtaccttttttttattaaagtttataaaatatgaaagagaTTTTACCTGTTAACATGGATTCGTTTAGAACGCACTGCCCTGTCAATAAAACCACGTCGCATACAAGAGTCATTTGATGTCTCGGTAATTCTATAAGATCACCGGGCACTAATTCCTTGCTAGAAATATTCTCGGAAAAACCGGTGTTTCGTAGTACGCGTACATTTCCCGATGACGCGACAGTACCGCGTAAATTCGATTGATTCTAAAAACAAGTAAAAATTGTCAAACTCAAGATTTATCTGATTTGTTTATCATTCGTTATTTTTCATCCTCTTGTACACTATATACCTTGCGCGTTTGTATTATAGAACTTGTTATGCCAAATAGCGACATCAATATTATAGCGATAGTGTAATACAGATAACCCTCCGCGAACCATACGGCTAGAgtaaatacttgaaaaatataaaatgggTTTAAAATCTCTAGCAGTAGTAACACGCCGATATTCTGAAGCGGTACAACGATATCGTTATTTCCATATACAATACGCCTGTAACAAAAATGACACATTTTTTTGCTGGGAAAAAACTCTACTTTTACAAACACTAATAATGTCTTGCGTATGTTTGTTTGCGAAAGAAAaagtagttattattttacaaacaacaaataaaaGTCTAATTTTGCAGGTTAATGTAGTTAATTTAACTCATATGATATATGAtcaattaacattataatatttaacaatattaccTAAGTAACTGTTCTTCCTTGGACAAGCCGCTGTTGTATGAGGTATGAAGGTCGGAACACATTGTGCCATTATCAAGCCCTACAAGTTTGGAAAATATGTTTCTTGTAACATCCCaaatataacatttctttttgaaCCAAAAAGCTTTGTATTCATGAACTTCGCAACGTGTGCcgttttctaaattaattttcatttttttattctttattttcgcCTCAAGATCTCGATCAACAACACCTAAAGTAGTTGACAGACATTTCGTGCTGAAAATGCATAGCAATAGAATTAATGAGCCTTGGATTTGTTTctctttatacaaaaaaagacagacaatttaaaagaaacttAAAACATATCTAATAAACAATGCAAAtgtgagaaaatttatttatataaaattaaattattctttgataTGTATACAGTACCGCTCAAAAGTATCAGATGCCGAAAACATTCGCTAATTTCAAACATCAGTAGCTCAGCGCCCAATTATCGTacagaaacgaaaaaaaattgcaaattgaaaagGAGACTTGTCAGCTTTCTAATCGCGTTGTAGATCATGTGTCATTGAACTGTTAAATTTACTAACGTAGTTTCTTGTaacgtattttttctttattatttaaaacagcTCTCGTTTTTGTGAAATTGATCACagatgaaaattgtaaaaagcaTTTGAAAGCTTATAGTTTCAGCTTTAATTTCGATTATTAGGATTttgtctataatttttttttgcatagttaTTCAACTTTTTGTGCAAAAGTGCggtatttttgtaatatcacTTAGCTTGAAAACTTGCGACTTATGAGAAAAagtcaaaagtaaaaaaagttgCGTCTTGTAGTTATCTATTGGctgaaattttcttaaatttttaggAGCGATTTTGTTCGTGCATTTTTTACCCattcctattttttttaacgcatggtcaaattcaatttttgataaataatattaagcgatacataaaatatttactattattataaatacagatttttaacaaaatacttttttctaaatatcttatgtataaacaaaataatatacattttgattttataaaattgccaAGCtgaacaaaagaaaataagtaaCATTTTGAGCTGtacaaataatgtataaataaagaaagtaaATAAACGTTATATTTTGCACTATAATGTTCTGACTAAATGGTGGCTATTTTgagaaaagcaaaatttataacagatattataaaaatactgtaCTTTTGCACAAAAAGTTGAATAactatgcgaaaaaaaaattgtagacaAAATcctaataatcaaaattaaagttGAAACTATAAGCTTTCAAAtgctttttacaattttcatctGTGAtcaatttcacaaaaatgagagctgttttaaataataaagaacaaatacaaaaaactacgttaataaatttaacgcaGTTCAATGACAAACTGACATATCTACATGATCTCAACGTGATTAGAAAGCTGAGAGTCTCCTTTTCAATTAGCAATTTTTCGTTTCTGTACGATAATTGGGCGCTGAGCTactaatgtttaaaattagcGAATGTTTTCGGCAGGTGATCTGATACTTTTAAGCGGTACTGTATATAtctccaaaaaaaaatattacaaaataattaaaaaaacatatatatatttattacaaaaaaattgccTCGATATTTCGATgacaaatgttattaatttgcgttttacaattttgatcattatatatacactATGCTTCTAATCGAACTCACCTTGTAGAAATTATCTTGACATCTCGTACAAAGTATGACTTGTATTCTCCTTGATAATCATCCTGTATTCGTTATTACCattattactgttattattattatatacataaaaagtctatttaattataaatagtaataatagcaataaagTGCATAATATTGAGAACAAGAAAAACTTACTATTACGAGTATTTTTGTTGCGCGAGATAAAGGACATTTCTGATGAGTCGCGTATAAATGCAGCTGAGGATACCAGTGAAACAATAGTCTGACCCATCCGATAGACAATATGTATGATACATATGTTAGAATAGATCTCAGTAAACTTTTCTCAAAGCCATAAATACGCTAAAATACCGTACATAGCTATGTataataaagaacaaattcaatataatggactcacttataaaaaattaaaaatttttttttgcttaaatagtataaatgttgaatataTTACAGAAAACCAATGTTATGTACGTACACATGTTAAGTAACAATGAATTAAAAACCTTCAAAGGTGTGAAAAGTTCCACGTTTAATACGCTTAATGTCACggtatatgaaatataacaaTCGCATGTGACCAACGCTCGCAGATCTGTCGATGTGACAGAAATTCTACTGTATTGTGACGTGTATCACACGATTGTAGCAACAATGCTACGGcagcaattttaaatgtatttttaaattgtttggaCATTGTTGTAATAACTTGCTTATAAgtgtaaatactttttatattatttttagaacttacagttttgtttaaaattattttaaaaaattgaaaatgaatcCATTAcgaatttaaaacatataaaaagagataGCAATATATACCAGATATTCATTTTGATCAGTATGAATTTTTTGCCATGAATCATCCGACTTTTCGTTGTCATTCATccctaagaaaaaaaataaactagtaagattataaaatatattgacaaTTGCGACAAAAAAGTAATGATCTTTTACTCTTTCTACtttgacaaaataatagataCTTAAGTCATAGACGCAGCAACGCTTGCCGCGCGGCAAAAGACAACGCGGTAGCCAATCAACTTACAACTTTTCCATAAGAGTGAAAAACTAATTGGCTACCGCATGGCTTTTTGCCGCGCGGCAAACGTTACCGTCCTGTCTGCAAGAGCCTATATAGATATGTTAGCGCCGCTAATGAGAGATATCGAGATATCGAGagatatatgatatatacCGCGTACACGCACAATACCTagatagaataaatatataaattatactacTTGACCCATTTTTcgacatataattttaataatcagaCCTGCCTACGAAATGGCAACTCGACCAACacattttaaagtatattataaaaataccgGAGGcacaataaatatgaaaaaactCAAGTGCAAGATTACTCGCGTGATAATCGATTGTAATTGCtttgcgttttatttttatacttactattattattatcgatcATTCCAAACTTGTCAGATTATTATTCCGTGAGTTCGGAACGGACAGCTTCCTCCGTTACAATCC
Above is a genomic segment from Linepithema humile isolate Giens D197 chromosome 6, Lhum_UNIL_v1.0, whole genome shotgun sequence containing:
- the LOC105676909 gene encoding polyamine-transporting ATPase 13A3-like, with the translated sequence MIDNNNRMNDNEKSDDSWQKIHTDQNEYLRIYGFEKSLLRSILTYVSYILSIGWVRLLFHWYPQLHLYATHQKCPLSRATKILVIDDYQGEYKSYFVRDVKIISTSTKCLSTTLGVVDRDLEAKIKNKKMKINLENGTRCEVHEYKAFWFKKKCYIWDVTRNIFSKLVGLDNGTMCSDLHTSYNSGLSKEEQLLRRIVYGNNDIVVPLQNIGVLLLLEILNPFYIFQVFTLAVWFAEGYLYYTIAIILMSLFGITSSIIQTRKNQSNLRGTVASSGNVRVLRNTGFSENISSKELVPGDLIELPRHQMTLVCDVVLLTGQCVLNESMLTGESTPITKTSLPSRRVLYDAQKYAHHTLYSGTTIIQTRCHGDQPVLARVIRTGFLTNRGALIGAILYPPPADFKFDKDSYKFIGILAVIATCGFIYTVITKISRGITPGDIAIKALDIITIVVPPALPAAMTVGKLYAQARLKRAEIYCINNRTINVSGSINCVCFDKTGTLTEDGLDMWGVVPCTNGVLDEAETDISKLKDHPLFEGMLVCHSLTLINGKLSGDPLDAKMFESTKWILKESNCAHINKYNTVAMAVRPPKSWTENTNKTSEIDIIQQYQFSSSLQRMSVIVRTQGSNNFQVYTKGSPEMIINLSKAETVPKDILLALERYTKQGYRVIAVGRRASISEDIVKVLKLSREAVEQNLEFLGLVILENRLKPQTAPVIMELREANIRVVMVTGDNIQTAVSVARECGILSIKERVVDIAIASRGKKNRPQILFNVQSESPKLNSQDQVFVPPTIEDVEHGAVNCNYRFALTGETWQALREYYPDLVDRICVRSAIFARMSSDQKQHLVMELMRLGYYVAMCGDGANDCGALRAANIGISLSEAESSVASPFTSRISDITCVPKVIREGRAALVTSFGIFKFMVAYSLTEFLSVIVLYSIDSNLTDLQFLFIDICLIVNFAFFFGKTHAHKKKLSKKTPMTSLLSFTPLLSLTAHMFVFIVFQAIAYHAVRQFPWFTPFVRTSDIEYTCYENYSVFCVSMFQYITMAVIFSRGKPYRRAIYTNGVFMFSILVLTIICAYITIYPANWIVNALQLILPPYEWRFIILALALANFLVCFFIESFIIEHVIENTLRRKLYKPEKSKKRYLKIEYELEHCKNWPSLSKQLSVLSILQKKDSIQNTDITCDSYRRSVPSDQMANDFHNSTNPLGGKISKGNGFENLSFVNDQI